From the genome of Diabrotica virgifera virgifera chromosome 8, PGI_DIABVI_V3a:
TgtagaagcctacgtccgtttatttccttctttcaaatttcactattataagtataaccgttcaaaagatacgaagGGGGAGGatacttttgactagcactgaaTAGGTCTGACATGGGAAATGTACTATAAGTATTTCTCTTATCTATTTTAGGCACATTGTACTCCAGAAACCATACTAAATTAAATCCAGATACTGATGGTAAATTCTGGCAGTTTAGTTGGAATGAAATTGGTTATTATGATTTACCTGCTATGATCGACTATATTACAGAAACAACAGGTATTGATGGAGTCCACTATGTAGGACATTCCCAAGGAACAACATCATTCTTTGTAATGACCTCAGAAAGACCGGAATATAACAAAAAGATAAAAGTTCAAGTTAGTCTAGCTCCTATTGCTTACATGAATCACATGACAAGTCCTTTGTTACATATCATTTCTTTTTGGGAAGGGCCATTGGAAATATTGATGGGTCTTCTGGGAATGAATGAGTTCATTCCTGAGAAAGGCTTTTTACATCTATTAACAGAGGCCATTTGTAAAGACGGCTTGGGACAAATCCTCTGTGAAAATGCATTGTTTGCGATTTGTGGTTTTAGCCTTAATGAAATGAACACAACGAAAATCCCTTTAATTGTAGGACATGCACCAGCTGGAGCATCTACTAAGCAATTGCTTCATTATGGCCAAGAAATAAACAGTGGACATTTTAGAAAATATGACTTTGGTATGATCGGTAATCTCGAAGAATATGGAAGCGTTTGGGCCCCAGATTACGATTTATCTAAAGTAACTGctccagtttttttattttacagtaaAAACGATTGGTTAGCTGGTTTACAAGATGTCGAGAGACTTTATAAGGAACTACCAAATGCTCAGGGAAAATTTTTGATAGCGGAGGATTCCTTTAATCATTTAGATTTTACATACTGTGATAGGGCCCCAAAACTGATTTATAATGAAATCATTAGTATATTTAACATCTATTGATATTTTATTGTACCTATTTCAAATGTTGAATACGTAACCTATCTGAGTTCatttcaatttatttattttctttttatttatttctctttacttaGATTGTA
Proteins encoded in this window:
- the LOC114344325 gene encoding lipase 3, which translates into the protein MVIKILLALSIAQFLIVTSIPIDDFFPLIDDDDFNKTTPEMIANAGYPVETHYVTTTDEYILCIHRIPSGKNGKKNNKVAYLQHGVLTSSSDWILFGPGKSLGYILADHGYDVWMGNARGTLYSRNHTKLNPDTDGKFWQFSWNEIGYYDLPAMIDYITETTGIDGVHYVGHSQGTTSFFVMTSERPEYNKKIKVQVSLAPIAYMNHMTSPLLHIISFWEGPLEILMGLLGMNEFIPEKGFLHLLTEAICKDGLGQILCENALFAICGFSLNEMNTTKIPLIVGHAPAGASTKQLLHYGQEINSGHFRKYDFGMIGNLEEYGSVWAPDYDLSKVTAPVFLFYSKNDWLAGLQDVERLYKELPNAQGKFLIAEDSFNHLDFTYCDRAPKLIYNEIISIFNIY